The following are encoded together in the Triticum dicoccoides isolate Atlit2015 ecotype Zavitan chromosome 6B, WEW_v2.0, whole genome shotgun sequence genome:
- the LOC119325009 gene encoding uncharacterized protein LOC119325009, with translation MLSLLPPARLRAAPSDASVTSPRRPAVILPGLGNNTGDYARLAAALRNGHGVPSVVARVSRPDWLRNAAGLADPSYWRGTLRPRSVLDWYLKRVEEAVSEARELSSPDGKLSLIGHSAGGWLARVYMEELGTSDISLLLTLGTPHLPPPKGVSGVIDQTRGLLNYVEKNCAPAVYTPELRYVCIAGRYIQGAPLTGNSIATTTTDELVTVDTPSEVAEAVMVSADNKSAPTGPTFRARFVGQGYKQVCGSAEVWGDGVVPEVSAHLEGALNISFDGVYHSPVGSDDEERPWYGSPAILEQWVHHLLS, from the exons ATGCTCTCCCTCCTCCCGCCCGCGCGGCTTCGCGCCGCGCCCTCCGACGCCTCCGtcacctcgccgcgccgcccggccgTCATCCTCCCA GGGCTCGGGAACAACACGGGCGACTACGCGCGGCTGGCCGCGGCGCTGCGGAACGGCCACGGCGTGCCGTCCGTCGTCGCGCGGGTCTCGCGCCCCGACTGGCTCCGCAACGCCGCCGGGCTCGCCGACCCCAGCTACTGGCGGGGCACCCTCCGCCCGCGCTCCGTCCTCGACTG GTACCTGAAACGAGTGGAGGAAGCGGTGTCCGAGGCCAGGGAGCTATCCTCTCCAG ATGGGAAGCTATCATTGATAGGGCATTCAGCTGGGGGCTGGCTCGCGCGCGTGTACATGGAGGAATTGGGGACTTCTGACATAAGTTTGCTGCTCACGCTTGGCACTCCCCACCT GCCACCTCCCAAAGGTGTTTCTGGCGTAATTGACCAAACTAGAGGACTACTGAACTACGTCGAGAAGAATTGTGCCCCTGCAGTTTACACACCAGAACTACGATATGTATGCATTGCTGGAAG GTACATTCAGGGTGCTCCTTTAACTGGAAACTCAATTGCTACTACTACTACAGATGAGCTTGTCACAGTAGACACCCCATCAGAAGTAGCTGAAGCAGTCATGGTCAGTGCCGACAACAAATCCGCTCCAACAGGCCCCACCTTCCGGGCCCGTTTCGTCGGACAAGGCTACAAACAG GTTTGCGGCAGCGCCGAAGTCTGGGGAGATGGGGTCGTCCCCGAAGTGTCAGCGCATCTAGAGGGCGCACTGAATATAAGCTTCGACGGCGTGTACCATTCTCCTGTAGGTTCTGATGATGAAGAGAGGCCTTGGTACGGCTCACCGGCGATCCTAGAGCAATGGGTGCACCATCTCCTCAGTTGA